A single region of the Phaenicophaeus curvirostris isolate KB17595 chromosome 4, BPBGC_Pcur_1.0, whole genome shotgun sequence genome encodes:
- the TRIM2 gene encoding tripartite motif-containing protein 2 isoform X1: MASEGSNIPSPVVRQIDKQFLICSICLDRYKNPKVLPCLHTFCEKCLQNYIPAHSLTLSCPVCRQTSILPEKGVSALQNNFFITNLMDVLQRTPENSIEESSILETVTAVVAGKPLSCPNHDGNVMEFYCQSCETAMCRECTEGEHAEHPTVPLKDVVEQHKASLQVQLDAVNKRLPEIDSALHFISEIIHQLTNQKASIVDDIHSTFDELQKTLNVRKSVLLMELEVNYGLKHKVLQTQLDTLLEGQESIKSCSNFTAQALNHGTETEVLLVKKQMSDKLNELAERDFPLQPRENDQLDFIVETEGLKKSIHNLGTILTTNAVASETVATGEGLRQTVIGQPMSVTITTKDKDGELCKSGNAYLTAELSTPDGSVADGEILDNKNGTYEFLYTVQKEGDFTLSLRLYDQHIKGSPFKLKVVRSADVSPTTEGVKRRVKSPGSGHVKQKAVKRPASMYSTGKRKENPIEDDLIFRVGTKGRNKGEFTNLQGVAASTNGKILIADSNNQCVQIFSNDGQFKSRFGIRGRSPGQLQRPTGVAVHPSGDIIIADYDNKWVSIFSSDGKFKAKIGSGKLMGPKGVSVDRNGHIIVVDNKACCVFIFQPNGKIVTRFGSRGNGDKQFAGTLDGPHFAAVNSNNEIIITDFHNHSVKVFNQEGEFILKFGSNGEGNGQFNAPTGVAVDSNGNIIVADWGNSRIQVFDGSGSFLSYINTSADPLYGPQGLALTSDGHVVVADSGNHCFKVYRYLQ, from the exons ATGGCCAGTGAAGGCTCCAACATCCCAAGTCCTGTGGTCCGTCAGATTGACAAGCAGTTTCTGATTTGCAGCATATGCCTGGACCGCTACAAGAACCCCAAAGTACTTCCTTGTCTGCACACTTTCTGTGAGAA GTGCTTACAGAATTACATTCCAGCCCATAGCTTAACCCTTTCTTGCCCCGTGTGCCGCCAGACATCCATTCTGCCAGAGAAAGGGGTTTCTGCACTCCAGAACAACTTCTTTATCACCAACCTGATGGATGTCCTGCAACGAACGCCGGAAAACAGTATTGAAGAGTCTTCCATCTTGGAGACTGTCACCGCTGTTGTGGCAGGCAAACCACTCTCCTGCCCTAATCATGATGGAAAT GTAATGGAGTTTTACTGCCAGTCCTGTGAGACAGCCATGTGCCGGGAgtgtacagagggagaacatgCAGAGCATCCCACGGTACCGCTGAAGGATGTGGTGGAGCAACACAAAGCTTCCCTCCAAGTCCAGCTGGATGCTGTCAACAAAAG GCTTCCAGAGATTGACTCAGCACTTCATTTTATATCTGAAATCATACACCAGTTAACCAACCAAAAGGCTAGCATTGTAGATGACATTCATTCCACTTTTGATGAACTCCAGAAGACTTTAAATGTGCGAAAGAGTGTGCTGCTTATGGAACTGGAAGTGAATTATGGCCTTAAACACAAA GTCCTCCAGACACAGCTGGATACCTTACTTGAAGGACAAGAAAGCATTAAAAGTTGCAGCAATTTTACGGCTCAAGCCCTCAACCATGGCACTGAAACCGAAGTTCTGCTGGTGAAGAAGCAAATGAGCGACAAGCTGAATGAACTGGCTGAGCGGGACTTCCCATTGCAGCCCCGTGAAAATGATCAGTTGGACTTCATAGTTGAAACAGAAGGCCTGAAAAAGTCTATTCACAATCTGGGTACTATTTTAACCACCAATGCTGTTGCCTCTGAAACAGTTGCCACAGGTGAGGGGCTGAGGCAGACAGTGATTGGACAGCCCATGTCTGTTACCATCACAACTAAGGACAAAGATGGGGAGCTCTGTAAGTCTGGGAATGCTTATCTCACTGCTGAACTGAGCACGCCTGATGGGAGTGTAGCAGATGGAGAAATACTTGACAATAAAAATGGCACTTATGAATTTTTGTATACTGTTCAGAAAGAAGGGGACTTCACTTTGTCACTGAGACTTTATGATCAACATATCAAAGGCAGCCCGTTCAAACTTAAAGTGGTCAGATCAGCAGATGTGTCTCCTACCACTGAAGGGGTTAAGAGGCGTGTTAAGTCTCCTGGCAGTGGTCATGTGAAGCAGAAAGCTGTGAAAAGGCCTGCAAGCATGTACAGCActggcaaaagaaaagaaaatccaattGAAGATGATTTGATCTTCAGAGTAG GCaccaaaggaagaaacaagGGGGAATTTACAAATCTTCAAGGTGTAGCTGCATctacaaatggaaaaatattaatagcagACAGTAACAACCAGTGTGTGCAG ATATTTTCCAATGATGGTCAATTCAAAAGCCGTTTTGGCATACGAGGGAGGTCTCCTGGCCAGCTGCAGCGGCCAACAGGAGTGGCTGTGCATCCCAGTGGTGACATCATTATCGCAGATTATGATAACAAATGGGTTAGCATATTCTCATCAGATGGAAAATTTAAG GCCAAAATTGGGTCTGGAAAGCTCATGGGCCCTAAAGGTGTTTCTGTGGATCGTAATGGACACATCATTGTAGTGGACAACAAAGCATGCTGTGTTTTCATCTTCCAGCCAAATGGGAAAATAGTCACTAGATTTGGTAGTCGGGGAAATGGTGACAAGCAGTTTGCAGGTACACTTGATG GTCCTCATTTTGCAGCTGTAAACAGCAACAATGAAATTATCATCACAGATTTTCATAACCATTCTGTCAAG GTGTTTAACCAAGAGGGAGAATTCATACTGAAGTTTGGATCAAATGGAGAAGGAAACGGGCAATTTAATGCACCAACCGGAGTAGCTGTAGATTCTAATGGAAATATTATTGTAGCAGATTGGGGAAACAGCCGAATACAG GTCTTTGATGGAAGTGGATCATTTTTATCCTACATTAACACCTCTGCTGACCCACTTTATGGTCCCCAAGGTCTGGCCCTTACTTCAGACGGACACGTTGTAGTTGCAGACTCTGGAAATCACTGCTTCAAGGTCTATCGATACTTACAGTAG
- the TRIM2 gene encoding tripartite motif-containing protein 2 isoform X2, which translates to MASEGSNIPSPVVRQIDKQFLICSICLDRYKNPKVLPCLHTFCEKCLQNYIPAHSLTLSCPVCRQTSILPEKGVSALQNNFFITNLMDVLQRTPENSIEESSILETVTAVVAGKPLSCPNHDGNVMEFYCQSCETAMCRECTEGEHAEHPTVPLKDVVEQHKASLQVQLDAVNKRLPEIDSALHFISEIIHQLTNQKASIVDDIHSTFDELQKTLNVRKSVLLMELEVNYGLKHKVLQTQLDTLLEGQESIKSCSNFTAQALNHGTETEVLLVKKQMSDKLNELAERDFPLQPRENDQLDFIVETEGLKKSIHNLGTILTTNAVASETVATGEGLRQTVIGQPMSVTITTKDKDGELCKSGNAYLTAELSTPDGSVADGEILDNKNGTYEFLYTVQKEGDFTLSLRLYDQHIKGSPFKLKVVRSADVSPTTEGVKRRVKSPGSGHVKQKAVKRPASMYSTGKRKENPIEDDLIFRVGTKGRNKGEFTNLQGVAASTNGKILIADSNNQCVQIFSNDGQFKSRFGIRGRSPGQLQRPTGVAVHPSGDIIIADYDNKWVSIFSSDGKFKAKIGSGKLMGPKGVSVDRNGHIIVVDNKACCVFIFQPNGKIVTRFGSRGNGDKQFAGPHFAAVNSNNEIIITDFHNHSVKVFNQEGEFILKFGSNGEGNGQFNAPTGVAVDSNGNIIVADWGNSRIQVFDGSGSFLSYINTSADPLYGPQGLALTSDGHVVVADSGNHCFKVYRYLQ; encoded by the exons ATGGCCAGTGAAGGCTCCAACATCCCAAGTCCTGTGGTCCGTCAGATTGACAAGCAGTTTCTGATTTGCAGCATATGCCTGGACCGCTACAAGAACCCCAAAGTACTTCCTTGTCTGCACACTTTCTGTGAGAA GTGCTTACAGAATTACATTCCAGCCCATAGCTTAACCCTTTCTTGCCCCGTGTGCCGCCAGACATCCATTCTGCCAGAGAAAGGGGTTTCTGCACTCCAGAACAACTTCTTTATCACCAACCTGATGGATGTCCTGCAACGAACGCCGGAAAACAGTATTGAAGAGTCTTCCATCTTGGAGACTGTCACCGCTGTTGTGGCAGGCAAACCACTCTCCTGCCCTAATCATGATGGAAAT GTAATGGAGTTTTACTGCCAGTCCTGTGAGACAGCCATGTGCCGGGAgtgtacagagggagaacatgCAGAGCATCCCACGGTACCGCTGAAGGATGTGGTGGAGCAACACAAAGCTTCCCTCCAAGTCCAGCTGGATGCTGTCAACAAAAG GCTTCCAGAGATTGACTCAGCACTTCATTTTATATCTGAAATCATACACCAGTTAACCAACCAAAAGGCTAGCATTGTAGATGACATTCATTCCACTTTTGATGAACTCCAGAAGACTTTAAATGTGCGAAAGAGTGTGCTGCTTATGGAACTGGAAGTGAATTATGGCCTTAAACACAAA GTCCTCCAGACACAGCTGGATACCTTACTTGAAGGACAAGAAAGCATTAAAAGTTGCAGCAATTTTACGGCTCAAGCCCTCAACCATGGCACTGAAACCGAAGTTCTGCTGGTGAAGAAGCAAATGAGCGACAAGCTGAATGAACTGGCTGAGCGGGACTTCCCATTGCAGCCCCGTGAAAATGATCAGTTGGACTTCATAGTTGAAACAGAAGGCCTGAAAAAGTCTATTCACAATCTGGGTACTATTTTAACCACCAATGCTGTTGCCTCTGAAACAGTTGCCACAGGTGAGGGGCTGAGGCAGACAGTGATTGGACAGCCCATGTCTGTTACCATCACAACTAAGGACAAAGATGGGGAGCTCTGTAAGTCTGGGAATGCTTATCTCACTGCTGAACTGAGCACGCCTGATGGGAGTGTAGCAGATGGAGAAATACTTGACAATAAAAATGGCACTTATGAATTTTTGTATACTGTTCAGAAAGAAGGGGACTTCACTTTGTCACTGAGACTTTATGATCAACATATCAAAGGCAGCCCGTTCAAACTTAAAGTGGTCAGATCAGCAGATGTGTCTCCTACCACTGAAGGGGTTAAGAGGCGTGTTAAGTCTCCTGGCAGTGGTCATGTGAAGCAGAAAGCTGTGAAAAGGCCTGCAAGCATGTACAGCActggcaaaagaaaagaaaatccaattGAAGATGATTTGATCTTCAGAGTAG GCaccaaaggaagaaacaagGGGGAATTTACAAATCTTCAAGGTGTAGCTGCATctacaaatggaaaaatattaatagcagACAGTAACAACCAGTGTGTGCAG ATATTTTCCAATGATGGTCAATTCAAAAGCCGTTTTGGCATACGAGGGAGGTCTCCTGGCCAGCTGCAGCGGCCAACAGGAGTGGCTGTGCATCCCAGTGGTGACATCATTATCGCAGATTATGATAACAAATGGGTTAGCATATTCTCATCAGATGGAAAATTTAAG GCCAAAATTGGGTCTGGAAAGCTCATGGGCCCTAAAGGTGTTTCTGTGGATCGTAATGGACACATCATTGTAGTGGACAACAAAGCATGCTGTGTTTTCATCTTCCAGCCAAATGGGAAAATAGTCACTAGATTTGGTAGTCGGGGAAATGGTGACAAGCAGTTTGCAG GTCCTCATTTTGCAGCTGTAAACAGCAACAATGAAATTATCATCACAGATTTTCATAACCATTCTGTCAAG GTGTTTAACCAAGAGGGAGAATTCATACTGAAGTTTGGATCAAATGGAGAAGGAAACGGGCAATTTAATGCACCAACCGGAGTAGCTGTAGATTCTAATGGAAATATTATTGTAGCAGATTGGGGAAACAGCCGAATACAG GTCTTTGATGGAAGTGGATCATTTTTATCCTACATTAACACCTCTGCTGACCCACTTTATGGTCCCCAAGGTCTGGCCCTTACTTCAGACGGACACGTTGTAGTTGCAGACTCTGGAAATCACTGCTTCAAGGTCTATCGATACTTACAGTAG